One region of Pygocentrus nattereri isolate fPygNat1 chromosome 14, fPygNat1.pri, whole genome shotgun sequence genomic DNA includes:
- the grid2ipa gene encoding delphilin isoform X3 translates to MGRDRSFSKHFRIFIPKKHRQRFDDVVSQSLISRLRGRSFSEHRHNRLRRSRSEDHPERLLVSTRASSVPRAANEDNVLPPSRGLRKTTSLIAGHSNVITNRRTVRVYKGNQSFGFTLRGHAPVWIDSVIPGSPAEKAGLKPGDRILFLNGLDMRSCSHEKVVSMLQGSGAMPSLVVEDGPPVFTLAEPEPLEASPRSRSPVLSSLQWVAEILPPSIRVQGRTFSQQLEHLLTLQERYTICKALEAFFQHRNVDTLIVDVLPVLDTPAKQVIWQFIYQLLTYEEQEHCQNKISRFLGYKVTLSVAEPEHPAPEPHRRSSSMKVTGTTYRSSVRGRSSDDLVIGTHLGMGIRTEPVELAPMRLAPGERQSGDGTSLPETPNNLTNLSAVYAELENVYAGKRSKSLKSRPPPAPETLLDAYPHSSSQSIRAHSSSPSVRATSGSRKVVTSVQPPPPPPPPPPPPQPVAWTEPLPSPQCPCYPPEPPSQGSIESNPYMSLDSPPLSPPSPPDYPPSPPDYPPSPPIRKKRYTFSRPPRSADTDLFMEALTEQLGQQLSVDDFLSPENDYEEDVVQMTLQDEEEEVDEEDEEEDEGPYIPPELSSASEMHSSSEDASSLTYSSSSEHIPPPPLTPPPPPPVQFNDPPPPAGYTPDHAPRQLTFRRHPGPPPPPPPRANLPLKRQSIHKVLPTREDIMAHQILQEHQSLPAQPTAPSCHTQHPLQQMHQSLPPLPSPDLSPSSVPSHALYQMHHQTNHSQQAQHGYQIHPSHQAQQSHQAQHSHHGHQAQQSHQMHQSHHQSHHQTRHTHQTQLSSSMDRLDRIERMERSDRHIYEIHQPQPMHPGQQPQHAHHQGHQAHLSSSMDRLDRLERMERLERMERMELIERLERADRQMHQVDLCQPTSQLSHHAQQLHQANQLQHVHPSQKHHQSHQIHQTHQVYPPTQPPPPVQQPHHIHQIHHIHQTQPVQSAPQYHIIHQPHQPQQPHQILSTFQPQPPPQPPPQQPQQQQQQHQQQHPTHQVHPSAQARQSPHPMHHQHHQHHHDTHPQPQAQPPPHPQPQPQPHHQKASPVEPPPPPPLPPPCVPPPLPRSSPQKSDSSHMSVKRLRWEQVENSEGTIWGQLGEDSDYDKLSDMVKYLDLELHFGTQKTPISVPEPTPQPETFKKKDVVEILSHKKAYNASILIAHLKLSPGELRQVLMTMSTERLEPAHIKQLLLYAPDEDEVKQYEQYSDDPSKLSEPDQFVLQMLSVPEYKTRLKSLHFKSTLQEKTEEMRGGYDCIYKASLELKNSKKLAKILEFVLAMGNYLNNGQPKGSKTTGFKINFLTELGTTKTVDGKSTFLHILVKSLCQHFPEVMDFAKELNTVPLAAKVNQRNITSDLNDLHNTIQDIRSACQKMPATAEDRFAVVMSGFLENSHPAVQSLESLQQRAMEEFCKVASFFGEDGKATTTEAFFGIFAEFISKFDRALMDNQASENPPRSPRSPRMASPLAW, encoded by the exons GATCTTCATCCCCAAGAAGCACCGGCAGCGCTTTGACGACGTGGTCTCACAGAGCCTCATCAGCCGCCTGAGGGGGCGCAGCTTCAGTGAGCACCGGCACAATCGCCTGCGCCGCAGCCGAAGCGAGGACCACCCTGAGCGTCTGTTGGTGTCCACCCGGGCTAGCTCCGTGCCCCGCGCTGCCAATGAGGACAACGTCCTCCCCCCGTCCCGCGGCCTCCGCAAGACCACCTCACTCATCGCTGGTCACTCCAATGTCATCACCAACCGCAG GACCGTGCGGGTCTATAAAGGGAACCAGAGCTTTGGTTTCACTCTACGTGGGCATGCTCCCGTTTGGATCGACTCAGTCATTCCAG gTAGCCCCGCTGAGAAAGCAGGCCTCAAACCTGGAGATCGCATCCTGTTTCTCAATGGGCTGGACATGAG GAGTTGTTCCCATGAAAAGGTAGTGTCCATGCTACAGGGCAGTGGGGCCATGCCCTCGCTGGTGGTTGAGGACGGGCCTCCAGTTTTCACACTGGCAGAACCTGAGCCTCTGGAGGCGTCTCCGCGCTCTCGTTCTCCTGTGCTCAGCTCCCTGCAGTGGGTGGCGGAGATCCTGCCGCCCAGCATCCGTGTGCAAGGCCGCACCTTCAGCCAGCAGCTGGAGCATCTGCTCACCCTGCAGGAGAGATACACCATCTGCAAGGCTTTGGAGGCCTTCTTTCAGCACAG GAATGTGGATACTCTGATCGTGGATGTGTTACCAGTACTGGATACTCCAGCTAAGCAGGTGATCTGGCAGTTTATTTACCAGCTGCTGACCTATGAGGAGCAGGAGCACTGCCAGAACAAGATTTCACGCTTCCTTGGCTATAAAGTCACAC TGTCCGTGGCAGAGCCCGAACACCCAGCCCCAGAACCCCACCGGCGCAGTAGCTCTATGAAGGTGACAGGTACCACCTACCGGAGCAGCGTGAGAGGACGCAGCTCAGATGACCTGGTCATTGGCACTCACCTGGGAATGG GGATCCGCACTGAGCCTGTGGAGCTTGCCCCAATGAGACTGGCTCCTGGAGAAAGACAGTCTGGAGATGGGACATCTCTACCAGAGACACCCAACAATCTCACTAAT CTGTCTGCTGTGTATGCTGAGCTGGAGAATGTGTACGCAGGAAAGAGATCCAAATCCCTGAAGAGCCGCCCTCCTCCTGCTCCCGAAACACTGCTGGATGCCTACCCCCACTCTTCCAGCCAGTCCATCAGAGCtcactcctcctctccttctGTACGGGCTACTTCAG GCAGTCGTAAGGTAGTGACGTCTGTCCagcctccccctcctcctcctcctccgcccCCACCTCCCCAGCCTGTAGCCTGGACAGAGCCCTTACCCAGTCCTCAGTGTCCCTGCTATCCTCCAGAGCCTCCGTCCCAAGGGAGTATAGAGTCCAACCCCTACATGAGCTTGGACAGCCCTCCACTCTCACCCCCCTCTCCCCCAGACTACCCTCCAAGCCCCCCGGACTATCCACCTAGCCCTCCCATACGTAAGAAGCGCTACACGTTCTCCCGTCCCCCCCGCAGTGCTGACACAGACCTGTTCATGGAAGCCCTCACTGAGCAGCTGGGCCAACAGCTGTCTGTGGACGACTTCCTGTCTCCTGAGAACGACTATGAGGAG GATGTGGTCCAGATGACTCTTCaggatgaagaagaggaagtggatgaggaagatgaggaagaaGATGAAGGCCCATATATCCCTCCTGAACTGAGCAGTGCCAGCGAGATGCACAGCAGCAGTGAGGATGCTAGCTCGCTCACCTATTCGTCTAGTTCTGAGCacatccctcctccacctctcACACCTCCTCCCCCACCGCCAGTCCAGTTTAATGACCCACCCCCACCAGCTGGATACACCCCTGATCATGCACCTCGACAGCTCACCTTCCGCCGTCACCCAggacctcctcctcctccccctcctagGGCTAATCTGCCCCTAAAACGGCAGTCTATTCACAAAGTGCTCCCTACTCGGGAGGACATCATGGCTCATCAGATTCTACAGGAGCACCAGTCTCTACCGGCTCAGCCCACAGCCCCCAGCTGCCACACACAGCACCCTTTACAGCAGATGCACCAGTCCCTGCCCCCATTGCCATCACCAGATTTGTCTCCATCATCAGTCCCTAGCCATGCGTTGTACCAAATGCATCATCAGACTAATCATAGTCAGCAGGCTCAACATGGTTATCAGATTCATCCAAGTCATCAGGCTCAACAGAGTCACCAAGCTCAACACAGCCAtcatggtcatcaggctcaACAGAGCCATCAAATGCATCAAAGCCATCATCAAAGCCATCATCAAACTCGCCATACTCATCAGACTCAGCTCTCCAGCTCCATGGACAGACTTGATAGGATTGAAAGGATGGAACGGTCTGATAGACATATCTATGAAATTCACCAACCTCAACCCATGCATCCTGGTCAGCAGCCTCAACATGCTCATCATCAAGGTCACCAAGCCCACCTCTCCAGCTCCATGGACAGGCTGGACAGACTGGAGAGGATGGAGCGCTTGGAACGGATGGAAAGAATGGAACTGATAGAAAGGTTGGAGAGAGCTGACAGACAAATGCATCAAGTTGACCTGTGTCAACCCACCTCTCAATTGAGTCACCATGCACAACAGCTCCATCAGGCTAATCAGCTGCAACATGTTCATCCCAGTCAAAAGCACCACCAAAGCCACCAAATCCACCAGACCCACCAAGTCTACCCACCAACCCAACCTCCTCCACCTGTTCAACAGCCTCATCACATCCATCAGATCCACCACATCCATCAGACTCAGCCTGTGCAGTCTGCCCCTCAGTATCATATCATCCACCAACCCCATCAACCTCAGCAACCCCACCAGATCCTTTCCACCTTCCAGCCTCAGCCACCACCCCAGCCCCCACCTCAGCAgccacaacaacagcagcagcaacatcaGCAGCAACACCCAACCCATCAGGTCCACCCTTCTGCCCAAGCCAGACAGAGTCCTCATCCTATGCACCACCAACATCACCAGCATCACCATGACACTCATCCTCAACCACAGGCTCAACCCCCTCCTCACCcccagcctcagcctcagcccCACCACCAAAAAGCGTCCCCTGTGGAGCCCCCTCCACCTCCACCATTACCTCCTCCATGTGTGCCCCCTCCTTTGCCCCGATCTTCACCGCAAAAATCAGATTCTAGCCACATGAGTGTGAAGAGACTGCGTTGGGAGCAGGTGGAGAACTCTGAAGGAACTATCTGGGGGCAG CTGGGAGAGGACTCAGATTACGACAAGCTGAGTGACATGGTGAAATATCTGGATCTGGAGTTGCATTTTGGTACACAAAAGACCCCCA TCTCTGTTCCAGAACCCACACCTCAGCCTGAGACATTCAAAAAGAAAGATGTGGTTGAGATTCTTTCCCATAAGAAAGCCTACAATGCCT CTATCTTGATTGCCCATCTGAAGCTGTCTCCAGGTGAGCTGCGTCAGGTGCTGATGACCATGTCGACCGAACGCCTGGAGCCGGCACACATCAAACAGTTGCTCCTATATGCACCGGATGAGGATGAGGTCAAACAGTATGAGCAGTACAGCGATGACCCCAGCAAGCTTAGTGAGCCTGATCAGTTTGTCCTTCAG ATGCTATCAGTGCCTGAATACAAGACCCGATTGAAGAGCCTGCATTTTAAGAGCACACTGCAGGAGAAAACTGAAGAGATGAGAGGAGGCTATGACTGCATCTACAAGGCCTCCCTggagctcaagaacagcaaaaaactgGCAAAGATTCTGGAG TTTGTCCTTGCCATGGGAAATTACTTGAACAATGGCCAGCCCAAAGGTAGTAAGACTACTGGCTTCAAAATCAATTTTCTCACTGAA CTTGGCACGACCAAAACAGTGGATGGAAAATCTACTTTCCTGCATATACTCGTCAAATCATTGTGCCAACACTTCCCTGAGGTAATGGACTTTGCCAAAGAGCTCAATACAGTGCCTCTCGCGGCCAAAG TGAATCAGAGGAACATCACCTCAGATCTCAACGACCTGCACAACACCATCCAGGACATCCGCTCAGCCTGCCAAAAGATGCCGGCCACTGCTGAGGACCGCTTTGCTGTTGTTATGAGC GGTTTTCTGGAGAACAGCCACCCTGCAGTACAGTCTCTGGAGTCACTACAGCAGAGGGCTATGGAAGAGTTCTGTAAGGTGGCCTCTTTCTTCGGTGAAGATGGCAAGGCCACCACGACGGAGGCTTTCTTTGGCATTTTTGCCGAATTCATCTCTAAGTTTGAT agAGCTCTAATGGATAACCAAGCCTCTGAGAATCCTCCACGCAGCCCCCGGAGCCCCCGCATGGCCTCTCCTCTGGCTTGGTGA